One Hordeum vulgare subsp. vulgare chromosome 4H, MorexV3_pseudomolecules_assembly, whole genome shotgun sequence DNA window includes the following coding sequences:
- the LOC123448119 gene encoding THO complex subunit 4B-like, producing the protein MADTLDMSLDDIITKNKPHHRRGRHNPASAASGGSARPRRRFRSRAATRAVAAPYHQLSLQQQVPPAFGYVAQSMAMVTAPSALDSPTKLYISNLDYNVSNEDIKELFSEMGDIQRYSINYDKSGRSKGTAEVVFSARSSAVAALKKYNNVHLDGKPMKIEVIGTNIEAPAPIPAIFALAPPPGNFSFPSKSGPAMGVGGRGWSRGGGGFSARSGGGFGGRGRVRSDHGRGKGGRGNLEISAADLDADLDKYHSAAMEIS; encoded by the exons ATGGCGGACACCCTCGACATGTCGCTCGACGACATCATCACCAAGAACAAGCCCCACCACCGCCGTGGCCGCCACAACCCAGCGTCCGCCGCCTCGGGTGGATCCGCGCGCCCACGCCGCCGCTTCcgcagccgcgccgccacccgcGCCGTCGCCGCGCCCTACCACCAACTCAGCCTCCAGCAACAG GTGCCGCCAGCTTTTGGGTATGTTGCCCAGTCGATGGCCATGGTAACGGCGCCGTCTGCCTTGGACTCGCCCACCAAGCTCTACATCTCCAACCTCGACTACAACGTCTCCAACGAGGATATCAAG GAACTGTTTTCTGAGATGGGTGATATCCAGCGCTACTCCATTAACTATGACAAGAGTGGAAGATCAAAG GGAACTGCAGAGGTTGTGTTTTCGGCAAGATCGTCTGCTGTAGCTGCTCTTAAGAAGTACAACAACGTGCATCTTGATGGCAAACCTATGAAAATTGAAGTCATTGGGACAAACATTGAGGCACCTGCACCCATACCTGCTATTTTTGCTTTGGCTCCACCGCCTGGAAACTTCAGTTTTCCTTCCAAAAG TGGACCTGCAATGGGTGTTGGCGGTCGAGGATGGTCTCGTGGCGGAGGTGGGTTCAGTGCTCGCAGCGGAGGTGGGTTCGGTGGTCGTGGCCGAGTCCGTAGCGACCATGGGCGAGGGAAGGGAGGGCGGGGCAACCTGGaaatttctgctgcagatctcgaCGCCGACTTGGACAAGTACCACTCGGCTGCAATGGAGATCAGCTAA
- the LOC123450349 gene encoding caffeoylshikimate esterase-like, which translates to MAKLSTSSSNVDDGYEYEEEYIKNARGMRLFTCRWLPVNATPIKALVFMCHGYAVECSVTMRGTGVRLAQAGYAVYGMDYEGHGKSDGLRGYVPSFDVLLGDCAAYFTAVVANANQAAGPPLPRFLLGESMGGAVALLLHRARPTYWTGAVLVAPMCKITEEMKPHPAVIKVLEAVTRFIPTWKVVPTRNVIGAAYRTQAKRDEIRRNPYCYKGWPRLKTAEELLRASVRVESEVLTQVTLPFLVVHGGGDRVTDPSISQHLCREAPSTDKTLKLYPGMWHALTSGELPENIDKVFIDIIAWLDHRSGPPAPEPERDD; encoded by the exons ATGGCCAAGCtcagcaccagcagcagcaacgTCGATGATGGGTACGAATACGAGGAAGAATACATCAAGAACGCGCGCGGGATGAGGCTCTTCACCTGCCGATGGCTCCCCGTCAATGCCACACCAATCAAGGCCCTCGTCTTCATGTGCCACG GTTACGCGGTGGAGTGCAGCGTGACGATGCGCGGCACCGGCGTTCGGCTCGCGCAGGCCGGCTACGCCGTCTACGGCATGGACTATGAGGGCCACGGCAAGTCGGACGGCCTCAGGGGCTACGTCCCCTCCTTTGACGTCCTCCTCGGCGACTGCGCCGCCTACTTCACCGCCGTCGTTGCTAATGCTAACCAAGCAGCAGGGCCGCCGCTGCCACGGTTCCTGCTGGGCGAGTCCATGGGCGGCGCGGTGGCGCTCCTCCTCCACCGGGCGCGGCCGACCTACTGGACGGGCGCCGTGCTGGTGGCGCCCATGTGCAAGATCACGGAGGAGATGAAGCCGCACCCTGCGGTGATCAAGGTGCTGGAGGCCGTGACCAGGTTCATCCCGACGTGGAAGGTGGTGCCCACCCGGAACGTCATCGGAGCCGCCTACCGGACGCAGGCCAAGCGCGACGAGATCCGCCGGAACCCCTACTGCTACAAGGGCTGGCCGCGCCTCAAGACGGCGGAGGAGCTCCTCCGGGCCAGCGTCCGCGTGGAGAGCGAGGTGCTCACGCAGGTGACGCTGCCCTTCCTCGTCGTGCACGGGGGAGGCGACAGGGTCACGGACCCCTCCATCAGCCAGCACCTCTGCCGGGAGGCGCCCAGCACGGACAAGACGCTCAAGCTCTACCCGGGCATGTGGCACGCGCTCACCTCCGGCGAGCTGCCCGAGAACATCGACAAGGTCTTCATCGACATCATCGCATGGCTCGATCACAGGTCCGGTCCGCCCGCGCCCGAGCCCGAGAGGGACGACTGA
- the LOC123448120 gene encoding glycine-rich protein A3-like, producing MGGGNKECGSDTNSKGLGGYYPSAYSSPPIAYPAYPPPQAGHGCPPAYNYHPPQPQGYGHGHGGYPSAGAYGYGYPPSSYPHHQGGYHGHGGSLLVAGGAAATAAYGAHHLSHGHHGHGGYYHRPAGYHHHYGGKFKKHGRYGYGHGGKFKHGKHMRLFGGKHGLFGGKHKWK from the exons ATGGGAGGTGGAAACAAGGAGTGCGGTAGCGACACAAACAGCAAAGGGCTTGGGGGCTACTACCCAAGCGCCTACTCGTCTCCACCCATCGCCTACCCTGCATACCCTCCTCCACAAGCCGGGCATGGATGCCCTCCTGCTTATAATTATCACCCTCCGCAGCCACAGGGATACGGGCATGGACATGGTGGCTATCCATCAGCAGGAGCATACGGATACGGGTATCCACCCTCCAGCTATCCACACCATCAAGGAGGCTATCACG GTCACGGAGGATCTTTGCTTGTTGCCGGCGGTGCGGCGGCCACGGCGGCCTATGGCGCGCACCACTTGAGCCATGGCCATCACGGTCACGGCGGATACTACCACCGTCCTGCGGGTTACCATCACCATTACGGCGGCAAGTTCAAGAAGCATGGACGCTACGGTTATGGCCATGGCGGCAAGTTCAAGCATGGCAAGCACATGCGCCTCTTTGGAGGGAAGCATGGTCTCTTTGGTGGAAAACACAAGTGGAAATAG